A window of Torulaspora globosa chromosome 8, complete sequence contains these coding sequences:
- the FET4 gene encoding Fet4p (similar to TDEL0B00500, FET4-like), which yields MGRIGKFFGNPGSRPDVRQRAPVIVPNFALESATGKASHEEQTSLVSTSDESSTEYSTVTVADNGWIRTSHGFTGLQKDLTDRILDNLVWMAGTEYVFFTMWAILIVWIILGCVYGAPNVWQVVMQDGQSLQCYFWDTLLMRQQLISAHEQKVICGVVRSRIAGFKMLARKSRLCLDQRLKDNEVTVTDAAIDIDLSGKLPVENWYDRLANWFSVIIGSLYSMIAFWIGIIIWIVCGVIPKPGDNQPPYTGETAGSNPRLTKFSSTWQLYINSATAVVLLVSSMFLQNIRARHDKFISKFIVKIFAADREIEERLRTDAGDFETGNPATTVVSAKRTEGQKIIDFYADVVGTGIGVVIAIGAIVAWLSVGKVMNWNDNWWLIIGTYTGLVGFLDGFVIREVYYRIVTDEERNYEIVAQDDLELFDVLDISCPEEFNGKPPNGQRKALDFRISTWINRLCSSQWSVVFSIVVIIGLIIAASALHWTTTGQLLANTPTMIIEAFFMIVLIQAHNWADCQRRVELTALLARRQIILHHLDRRGCNLGHNTVVSKGE from the coding sequence ATGGGACGTattggaaaattttttGGTAATCCGGGGTCAAGACCTGATGTACGCCAGCGGGCTCCTGTGATTGTACCGAATTTTGCGCTGGAAAGCGCAACCGGTAAGGCTTCGCACGAAGAACAAACTTCTTTAGTCTCGACGAGCGATGAGAGCAGTACGGAATACAGCACCGTGACGGTCGCTGATAATGGCTGGATCAGGACCAGCCATGGATTCACCGGCCTGCAGAAGGACCTTACAGATCGGATCTTGGATAATCTGGTCTGGATGGCAGGGACTGAATATGTATTCTTTACTATGTGGGCCATTTTGATCGTTTGGATCATTCTGGGCTGCGTGTACGGGGCCCCCAACGTTTGGCAAGTGGTTATGCAAGATGGCCAGTCGCTTCAATGCTACTTCTGGGATACGTTGTTGATGAGACAGCAGCTTATCAGTGCGCATGAACAGAAGGTGATTTGCGGTGTTGTGAGATCCAGAATTGCCGGTTTCAAGATGCTTGCTCGGAAATCAAGACTATGCCTGGATCAAAGACTGAAAGACAACGAAGTGACTGTGACTGATGCAGCCATTGATATCGATCTCAGTGGTAAACTCCCGGTCGAGAACTGGTACGATAGGCTGGCTAACTGGTTTAGTGTAATTATCGGTTCCCTGTACAGCATGATTGCCTTTTGGATCGGTATCATAATCTGGATAGTCTGCGGTGTTATTCCAAAGCCCGGAGACAATCAACCACCATACACAGGGGAGACTGCGGGGAGCAACCCCCGTTTGACGAAGTTTAGTAGTACTTGGCAGCTGTACATTAATAGTGCCACGGCTGTTGTTCTGTTAGTCAGTAGCATGTTTTTGCAGAACATTAGGGCAAGACATGACAAATTCATCTCAAAGTTCATCGTCAAGATCTTTGCCGCTGATAGAGAAATCGAGGAAAGGTTGAGAACTGATGCTGGCGACTTTGAAACGGGAAACCCAGCTACCACTGTTGTATCAGCTAAAAGGACTGAGGGCCAAAAAATCATCGATTTCTACGCTGATGTCGTCGGCACTGGTATTGGCGTCGTCATTGCCATTGGCGCCATAGTGGCATGGTTGTCTGTCGGCAAGGTGATGAATTGGAATGACAACTGGTGGTTGATTATCGGTACTTACACCGGGCTCGTTGGTTTCCTCGATGGCTTCGTTATTAGAGAAGTCTATTACAGGATTGTCACAGATGAGGAGCGCAATTACGAGATCGTCGCTCAGGATGACCTGGAGCTATTCGATGTGCTGGATATCAGCTGCCCTGAAGAATTCAATGGAAAACCGCCCAACGGTCAGAGGAAAGCACTCGATTTCAGAATCTCGACGTGGATCAACCGCTTGTGCTCAAGCCAATGGAGTGTTGTTTTCTCAATTGTCGTTATCATCGGGCTTATCATAGCGGCGTCTGCCCTTCATTGGACTACTACAGGGCAACTGCTAGCCAACACGCCTACAATGATCATTGAAGCGTTTTTCATGATCGTTCTGATCCAAGCGCATAATTGGGCTGATTGTCAGCGTAGAGTGGAGCTGACTGCACTTCTAGCTCGCAGACAAATCATTCTTCATCACCTCGACAGACGAGGTTGCAATCTCGGTCATAATACCGTCGTATCCAAGGGAGAATAG